A genomic region of Pseudomonas abietaniphila contains the following coding sequences:
- a CDS encoding DUF1656 domain-containing protein — protein sequence MIGDLDISGIFLPTFLVLMGIAYVIFLVVHAVLTRVHFYRLVWHRALFNVGLYALLLGVVDTLSRYLMK from the coding sequence GTGATCGGTGATCTGGATATCAGCGGGATTTTCCTGCCCACGTTCCTGGTGCTGATGGGCATCGCTTACGTGATTTTTCTGGTGGTCCACGCGGTCCTCACGCGTGTGCACTTTTACCGCCTGGTCTGGCACCGGGCTTTGTTCAACGTCGGTCTATACGCTCTGCTGCTCGGCGTCGTGGATACCCTTAGTCGATACCTGATGAAATGA
- a CDS encoding aldo/keto reductase, with product MRTLQLADQTVPVIGQGTWRMGEDRHQRDAEVSALQQGIDLGLTLIDTAEMYGEGGAEEVVGQAIAGRRDKVMLVSKVYPHNASRTGIPAACERSLQRMKTDYIDLYLLHWPGSYPLEETVEAFERLREAGKIGRWGVSNFDVSDMLELNNPRCATNQVLYNPEERGIEYDLLPWMQSAGMPLMAYCPIGQAGNLLMNPAILEVAERHDATPAQISLAWVLRQDGVIAIPKAVDPHHLQLNAAAADIELSIEDELLIDTSWPAPIRKKRLSMV from the coding sequence ATGCGTACGCTTCAACTGGCAGACCAAACCGTCCCCGTCATCGGTCAGGGCACCTGGCGCATGGGGGAGGATCGGCACCAGCGTGACGCAGAGGTGTCAGCGCTGCAGCAGGGGATTGATCTGGGCCTGACCCTGATCGACACCGCCGAAATGTATGGCGAAGGTGGCGCTGAGGAGGTGGTCGGTCAAGCCATTGCCGGTCGGCGCGATAAGGTCATGCTGGTGAGCAAGGTCTACCCGCACAACGCCAGCCGCACGGGCATTCCCGCCGCATGCGAACGCAGCCTGCAACGCATGAAGACCGACTACATCGACCTTTATCTGCTGCACTGGCCGGGTTCTTACCCGCTCGAAGAAACCGTCGAGGCCTTCGAACGGTTGCGCGAAGCGGGCAAGATCGGGCGCTGGGGCGTGTCGAATTTCGACGTGTCAGACATGCTCGAGCTTAACAACCCGCGCTGCGCTACCAACCAGGTGCTCTATAACCCGGAGGAGCGCGGCATCGAATACGACTTGCTGCCCTGGATGCAGAGCGCCGGGATGCCGCTCATGGCCTACTGCCCGATCGGTCAGGCCGGGAACCTGCTGATGAATCCCGCGATCCTCGAAGTCGCCGAACGCCATGACGCCACGCCCGCGCAGATCAGCCTGGCGTGGGTGTTGAGGCAGGACGGTGTGATCGCGATTCCGAAAGCGGTCGATCCGCATCACCTTCAGTTGAACGCTGCCGCCGCAGACATTGAGCTGAGCATCGAGGATGAGCTGCTGATCGACACCTCATGGCCCGCGCCGATTCGCAAGAAGCGTCTGTCCATGGTGTGA
- a CDS encoding HlyD family secretion protein, whose translation MKKPLLTLGRVVLTLLVVILAAIVVWRMVMYYMYAPWTRDGHIRADVIQIAPDVSGLIEKVSVSDNQAITKGQVLFTIDQDRFRLALRQAQATLSERKETWEQAQRENRRNRGLGNLVAREQLEESQSKEARALSAMNEAQVAVDAAQLNLDRSVIRSPVDGYLNDRAPRDREFVSAGRPVLSVVDSASYHVDGYFEETKLDGIHIGSAVDIRVIGDNARLRGHVVSIVAGIEDRDRSSGSNLLPNVNPAFSWVRLAQRIPVRIAFDEVPEDFRMIAGRTATVSIIDDVTARRTDAKATDKGVAQ comes from the coding sequence ATGAAAAAACCTCTACTGACGCTGGGCCGTGTGGTCCTGACACTGCTGGTTGTCATCCTCGCCGCGATCGTCGTCTGGCGCATGGTGATGTATTACATGTACGCCCCCTGGACCCGCGACGGCCACATCCGCGCCGACGTGATCCAGATTGCCCCGGACGTGTCCGGCCTGATCGAAAAAGTCTCGGTGAGCGACAACCAGGCGATCACCAAGGGCCAGGTGCTGTTCACCATCGATCAGGACCGCTTCCGTCTGGCGCTGCGTCAGGCACAGGCCACCTTGTCCGAGCGCAAGGAAACCTGGGAGCAGGCACAACGCGAGAACAGGCGTAACCGTGGCCTGGGCAACCTGGTCGCTCGCGAGCAACTGGAGGAAAGCCAGTCCAAGGAAGCCCGCGCCCTGTCGGCGATGAACGAAGCCCAGGTGGCGGTCGATGCCGCGCAGCTCAACCTCGACCGTTCGGTGATCCGCAGCCCGGTCGACGGCTACCTCAACGACCGCGCGCCGCGCGACCGCGAGTTCGTCAGCGCCGGGCGCCCCGTGTTGTCGGTGGTCGACAGTGCGTCGTACCACGTGGATGGCTACTTCGAAGAAACCAAACTGGACGGCATTCACATTGGCTCGGCGGTGGACATCCGCGTGATCGGCGACAACGCTCGCCTGCGTGGCCATGTGGTGAGCATCGTGGCCGGTATCGAAGACCGCGACCGCAGCAGCGGCTCGAACCTGCTACCCAACGTCAACCCGGCGTTCAGCTGGGTGCGTCTGGCGCAGCGGATTCCCGTGCGGATCGCCTTCGATGAAGTGCCCGAAGACTTCCGCATGATTGCCGGCCGTACCGCCACGGTCTCGATCATTGATGACGTGACGGCCCGCAGGACCGACGCCAAGGCCACTGATAAAGGAGTCGCTCAATGA
- a CDS encoding TolC family protein has translation MKPGARLLTVGLGMLLSACTVVGPDYSLPKDAAVNRQDLQGELAGTSANVVSAPVPADWWRLYNDPKLDQLVAQALVSSTDLRVAAANLQRARYQVSEADAAGGFTNTAKAGAQRLQEAGQAFLLPEKVPVSNVGDASLTTSYQFDLFGVLQRGIEASEANADAAQAAADTARITLVADVVRSYTQICAANEEHEIALHSLDLQKQSLSLTQRLRDAGRGDETQVTRSETQFKSLRADLPRYEAARRAGLYRLSMLLARPLNQLPQGVADCAELPRIAQVMPVGDGAALLKRRPDVRQAERRLAVSSAAIGVATGELYPDISIGATVGTVGILKELGEPSTNRWGFGGVINWTIPSNGARARIHMAEASNQAALAHFDGVVLNAIREAQTGLSQYTALLERRDALADTEESAKQAADQTHRFFLAGRESFLADLQATRTYTDVTAQLAAANTQVAMGQIDLFLALGGGWENSRPAQSPEQAQAQK, from the coding sequence ATGAAACCCGGCGCACGCCTGTTAACCGTTGGGTTGGGCATGTTGCTCTCGGCCTGCACCGTGGTCGGGCCGGATTACTCGCTGCCCAAAGACGCGGCGGTCAATCGTCAGGACTTGCAGGGCGAACTTGCAGGCACCTCAGCCAACGTGGTGTCGGCGCCCGTGCCTGCCGACTGGTGGCGCCTGTACAACGATCCGAAACTCGACCAACTGGTGGCTCAGGCACTGGTGTCCAGCACCGACCTGCGCGTGGCCGCCGCCAACTTGCAGCGTGCGCGTTACCAAGTGAGCGAGGCCGATGCCGCCGGCGGATTCACCAACACCGCCAAGGCGGGCGCACAGCGTCTGCAGGAGGCCGGACAGGCGTTTCTGCTGCCAGAAAAAGTTCCGGTCTCCAACGTCGGCGACGCCAGCCTGACCACGTCCTATCAGTTCGACCTGTTCGGTGTTTTGCAGCGCGGTATCGAAGCGTCCGAGGCCAACGCCGACGCGGCTCAGGCAGCGGCGGACACCGCACGCATCACCTTGGTCGCCGATGTGGTGCGTTCGTACACGCAAATCTGCGCCGCCAACGAAGAACACGAAATCGCCCTGCACTCGCTGGACTTGCAAAAGCAAAGCCTGTCGCTGACCCAACGCCTGCGCGATGCCGGTCGTGGTGACGAAACCCAGGTCACCCGTTCTGAAACCCAGTTCAAATCCCTGCGCGCCGACTTGCCGCGCTATGAGGCGGCACGTCGCGCCGGGCTGTATCGCCTGTCGATGCTGCTGGCCCGACCATTGAATCAACTGCCGCAGGGCGTCGCTGACTGCGCCGAGCTGCCACGCATTGCTCAGGTCATGCCCGTGGGCGACGGCGCGGCACTGCTCAAGCGTCGTCCGGACGTGCGTCAGGCCGAGCGTCGCCTGGCCGTCTCCAGCGCTGCGATCGGCGTGGCCACCGGCGAGCTGTATCCGGACATCAGCATCGGTGCCACCGTCGGGACCGTCGGTATCCTCAAGGAACTGGGCGAACCCTCGACCAACCGCTGGGGTTTCGGCGGCGTGATCAACTGGACCATCCCGTCCAACGGCGCCCGCGCCCGGATTCACATGGCGGAGGCCTCGAACCAGGCCGCGCTCGCGCACTTTGATGGCGTGGTGCTCAATGCCATCCGCGAAGCCCAGACCGGCCTGTCGCAATACACCGCGCTGCTGGAACGCCGCGATGCACTGGCCGACACCGAAGAATCGGCAAAACAGGCGGCGGACCAGACCCATCGCTTCTTCCTGGCAGGCCGCGAATCGTTCCTGGCGGACTTGCAGGCCACACGCACCTACACCGACGTTACCGCGCAACTGGCGGCGGCGAACACGCAGGTGGCGATGGGACAGATCGATTTGTTCCTGGCGCTGGGTGGCGGTTGGGAGAATTCCAGGCCGGCGCAGAGTCCGGAACAGGCGCAGGCACAGAAATGA
- a CDS encoding transporter yields MNQRIAPHQESDLFGLLYGFRFRPGEPGREIDSSTALECLRAPADPQEFVWLHLNLAHASCERWMKTNFELPDEFLEALHEGSRSTRIEHVDSALLAVVNDVVFDFNRVSTDIATLWVCVRSNLMISARHQPLRSVDKLRSSVKHGEIFRSPLELLAHLLRDQSEVLAQFMRKTSISVDKIEDQLLSQRLSNNRTELGTMRRVLVRLQRLLALEPGSLMRLLHRPPTWLLEDDLQELRQSTEESALVISDLTALGERIKLLQEEIAANLNEQTNRTLFTLTVVTVLALPINIVAGFFGMNVGGIPLAGDPHGFWVLVALVATFTFIAGRWAFRKSRDY; encoded by the coding sequence ATGAATCAACGCATTGCTCCTCATCAGGAATCCGACCTGTTCGGGCTGCTGTACGGTTTTCGCTTTCGCCCTGGTGAACCCGGTCGAGAAATCGACTCCAGTACTGCCCTCGAATGCCTGCGGGCCCCTGCCGATCCCCAAGAATTCGTCTGGCTGCACTTGAATCTGGCCCACGCCAGTTGCGAACGCTGGATGAAAACCAATTTCGAATTGCCCGACGAATTCCTCGAAGCCCTGCATGAGGGCTCGCGCTCGACGCGGATTGAGCACGTCGACTCCGCCCTGCTGGCGGTGGTCAACGACGTGGTGTTCGACTTCAATCGGGTGTCCACCGACATCGCCACCTTGTGGGTCTGCGTGCGCAGCAACCTGATGATCTCGGCCCGGCATCAGCCGTTGCGCTCCGTGGACAAGCTGCGCTCTTCGGTCAAGCACGGGGAAATCTTCCGCTCGCCCCTTGAGCTGCTCGCGCACCTGCTGCGTGATCAGAGCGAAGTCCTGGCGCAGTTCATGCGCAAGACCAGCATCAGCGTCGATAAGATCGAGGACCAGTTGCTCTCGCAGCGGCTGAGCAACAACCGCACCGAACTGGGGACCATGCGTCGGGTGCTGGTGCGCCTGCAACGCCTGCTGGCGCTGGAACCCGGCTCCCTGATGCGCTTGCTGCACCGCCCGCCTACTTGGTTGCTGGAAGACGACTTACAGGAACTGCGACAGTCCACTGAAGAGTCGGCGCTGGTGATCAGCGACCTCACGGCGCTGGGTGAACGTATCAAGCTGTTGCAGGAAGAAATCGCCGCCAACCTCAACGAACAGACCAACCGCACGCTGTTCACCCTGACCGTTGTGACCGTGCTGGCACTGCCGATCAACATCGTCGCCGGTTTCTTTGGCATGAACGTCGGTGGCATCCCGCTGGCCGGGGACCCTCACGGGTTCTGGGTGTTGGTGGCACTGGTGGCCACGTTCACGTTCATCGCCGGGCGCTGGGCGTTTCGCAAGAGTCGGGATTATTGA